The following proteins come from a genomic window of Fusibacter sp. A1:
- a CDS encoding ABC transporter ATP-binding protein: MIIFENASIGYPGHLPVISDLNLVISEGEFVTLIGESGSGKTTLLKSINGLVELIDGQIQVLGKPMKEWEIHHLRRKIGYVIQQIGLFPHMTVAQNVMYVPNLSGIPSNYSVEELLDLVNIPYDYASRYPRELSGGQQQRIGVARALAADPDILLMDEPFGAVDEITRTALQEEIKTLHRKLKKTIVFVTHDIEEALKLGERIILFREGRIEQEGSKMEMIFNHRSDYVKNFFGTKHLTSYLNTTKVGELVLEPIEKDENYDVISEDTYLIEVLHRLFNDGARIAVEKNGEIIGRIQKIS; encoded by the coding sequence ATGATCATCTTCGAAAACGCATCTATCGGCTATCCCGGTCACTTACCGGTTATAAGCGACCTAAATCTTGTGATAAGTGAAGGCGAGTTTGTAACCTTGATTGGAGAATCGGGATCTGGAAAAACCACGCTGCTAAAAAGCATCAATGGTCTGGTTGAGCTGATAGACGGTCAAATTCAAGTACTAGGTAAGCCGATGAAGGAATGGGAAATCCACCATCTACGAAGAAAAATCGGATATGTGATACAACAGATCGGACTCTTCCCTCATATGACGGTTGCTCAAAATGTGATGTATGTGCCTAACTTATCAGGTATCCCTTCAAACTACTCTGTGGAGGAGTTGCTTGATTTGGTGAACATCCCATATGATTACGCGTCGAGGTATCCAAGAGAACTGAGCGGCGGTCAGCAGCAGAGGATAGGTGTGGCAAGAGCGCTCGCCGCAGACCCTGACATCCTGCTGATGGACGAGCCCTTCGGCGCTGTAGATGAAATCACTAGAACTGCTTTACAAGAAGAGATAAAAACGCTGCATCGTAAATTGAAAAAAACAATCGTCTTTGTTACACATGACATTGAAGAGGCCTTAAAACTTGGTGAGCGGATCATTCTGTTTAGAGAGGGTCGAATTGAACAGGAAGGAAGCAAAATGGAGATGATCTTCAACCATCGTTCCGACTATGTGAAAAACTTTTTCGGCACAAAACACCTGACTTCTTACTTGAACACGACAAAGGTAGGAGAATTGGTCTTAGAACCGATTGAAAAGGATGAAAACTATGATGTGATCAGTGAAGACACCTATCTGATTGAAGTGCTCCACCGGCTTTTTAATGATGGTGCGCGGATCGCAGTAGAAAAAAACGGAGAAATCATCGGACGAATTCAAAAAATCAGTTAG
- a CDS encoding glycine betaine ABC transporter substrate-binding protein, which yields MKKIIALLLVLVMVLSMTACAKTEKKVVVASKPFAESYIIAEMLVYLIERDTDLTVEYKEGIGGGHANIQPAMEKGEIDLYPEYTGTGWLSVLGKELVSDPMELYAMTKEAYKTDFNFVWTGLYGFNNTYTMAVTADAAQTYGLETFSDLAAVSSELNFGAEYDFFEREDGYPGLSSVYGFEFADIKEMDIGLKYKAIGDGAVDVINAFSTDGLLKEYNLKVLFDDQFYFPAYHGATVVRQEVLDQYPELLGILEKLTGAISDDEMSGLNLKVERDNESPKEVARQFIEDKGL from the coding sequence ATGAAAAAAATCATTGCACTACTGCTGGTACTCGTGATGGTCCTATCAATGACCGCATGCGCTAAGACAGAGAAGAAGGTGGTTGTCGCTTCAAAACCCTTTGCCGAATCCTATATCATCGCAGAAATGCTTGTCTATCTGATTGAAAGGGACACGGATTTAACGGTTGAGTATAAGGAAGGGATAGGCGGCGGACATGCCAATATCCAACCGGCAATGGAAAAGGGAGAGATAGATCTGTATCCTGAATATACTGGAACAGGTTGGTTAAGCGTCTTGGGAAAAGAGCTTGTTTCCGATCCGATGGAACTGTATGCGATGACCAAAGAGGCATATAAGACAGATTTCAATTTTGTGTGGACGGGTCTTTACGGATTCAACAACACCTATACGATGGCCGTCACAGCGGATGCGGCTCAAACATACGGACTGGAGACCTTTAGCGATCTTGCGGCTGTAAGTTCAGAACTCAACTTTGGCGCTGAGTATGACTTTTTTGAAAGGGAAGACGGTTATCCTGGACTTTCAAGTGTTTATGGATTTGAATTCGCTGACATCAAGGAAATGGACATCGGTCTTAAATACAAAGCAATCGGTGATGGAGCTGTGGATGTGATCAACGCATTTTCTACGGATGGACTTTTAAAAGAATACAATCTGAAAGTGCTTTTTGACGATCAGTTTTACTTCCCTGCATACCATGGTGCGACAGTGGTAAGACAAGAAGTACTTGATCAGTATCCAGAGCTTTTAGGCATTTTGGAAAAGTTGACTGGAGCGATTTCGGATGATGAGATGAGCGGTCTTAACTTGAAAGTTGAAAGAGATAATGAATCACCTAAAGAAGTAGCTAGACAATTTATTGAGGATAAGGGGTTATAA